DNA from Algisphaera agarilytica:
CTTGTGGGCCTGTGGGTGGCAGCGGTCCTTGAACGCGTCCATGAAGAAGACGTTGTTCTCGCGGGCGGCCTGGATCATGGCCATGGCGTGGCCGTGGTTCAAGCCGACTGGTTTCTCGCAGAGGATGTGCTTGCCGGCCTCGGCGGCCTTGATGGCCCACTCGGGGTGCATCGGGTGGGGCGTGGCGATGTAGACCGCATCGACGTCCGGGTCGGCGAGCAGTGCGTCGTAGCTGCCGTGGCAGTTGGCTTCGGGCAGTTCCATCTCGTCGACGAAGGCCTTGGCCTTGTCCACCGATCGGCTGCCGACCGCGGCGACACGGACGTGGGGCAGGCCACGGGCTCCGTTGACGAAAGCCTTGGCGATGGTTCCGGCACCCAGGATGCCCCAAGCGACTGATTCGGACATGGTCGATACTCCAATGCAAGCAGGTGTGGCGGACATGAACCGTCCGCTGAAGTCTGAACGGCCCAACAAACTATCCGATTTCCGGGCATCGGACATTGCCCCCTTGGGCAAAAGCATGTCATAATTGGACGTATGGGCCGAGTGCTGAAGCAGGACTACCGCAACGACACGTTCTATCGCAGCGGACGCCCCGAGCGGGGGCCAGCCTGGTTCGATTGCGGCGTGCTGATCAAGAACGATTTATCGCTTAGCTATCGGAATCGTGTCATCGAAGACCGGCTTGTTGTGGTTTTTTTGCTTCAAGGGAGCGGTTTGTACGTGGACGGCGACGGCCGGGCTCACCGCGTGAAGGCGGGCGACCTCGTTCCCCATGTCCCGGGCCGGCGCCACTCTATGGTTCCCGATGAGAACGGCGGGTGGGTGGAGTTCTTCATGCAGGTGCCCGCCGTGTTTTTCCGCGCCTTGTCGGATATGGGCCACCTCCCGGACGATGACGGGATCCGCCACCCCGGCGTGCGGAAGGACCTGTTGGCGGGGATTGACGACCTGATGGACGCGGTGCGGGACGCGGATGAACTCGATGCGCCGCGGCTGTTGAATCAGGCGCACGGCCTGTTGAACGACTTCTATCGGCCGGCCTCCGAGGTGGTGGGGGAGGGGTCGCACCAGGCCGCGATCGAGGCGGTGTGTGAGGCGTTGTCGGGGGTGGATGGGGCGGAGGTGGATGTGTCGGCCATGGCCGAGGCGTACGGCTTGAGTTACGAGCGGCTGAGGAAATTGTTCCGGGAAAAGGTGGGGCTACCGCCGGGCGAGTACCGCATCCGACGCCGGATCGACCGGGCCCGCACGATGATCGCCGAGCGGGGGTTGAGCAACAAGGCGGTCGCTTTCGAGCTGGGGTACCCCGACCCGTTTGCGTTCTCCAAGCAGTTCAAGAAGTACGTAGGGATGAGCCCTTCGGCGTTTCGGGCGCACCTGTAATTTGGTTTGTTGATGTGTGCTAAGCCGCAACCGGCAAGACCATTAGCCTTGCTCGGGGCTGGCGGCGCTCAGGTCGAGTGTCTCGGGTAACTCGTCGCCTTCGGCCAGATGAACCAGGCCTTGCTCATCCTTGGTGGCCAGACCCAACTCGGTCAGGGCGTTGAGCGCGGCCTGCTGCTCGGCCTGCTTCTTGGAGTTGGCCCAGGCGGAGCTGAACCGGCGGCCCTCGATCTCGATGCACACCTCAAACGCCTTGGCGTGGTCCGGCCCTTTTTCATCGAGCAGGATGTAGGTCGGGTTGCAGGGCAGCAGCTTCTGCGAGAGTTGTTGCAGCACGCTCTTGAAGTTCTGCTGGTGCCGAGACGTGGCGGCTTCGTGGATGTACGGCTCCATGTGCTTGACGATGAAGTCCTTGGCGGCCTCCATGCCCCCATCGAGGTAGATCGCGGCGATGATCGATTCGAGCACCGCGGCGGCGACGCTGGCGGGCAGGGACGGCCGGCCCGACATGCCCTTGCCGAGGTTGAGCAGGGCGTCGAGTTTGATCGCGATGGTGACCTCGGCACAGACCCGGCGAGAGACCACCGCCGACTTGATCTTGGTCATGTCGCCTTCGAGCAGGTCCGGGAAGTTCTGGTAGAGGTATTCGCAGACGACGTAGCCGAGGATGGCGTCGCCGAGGAACTCCATCCGCTCGTTGGACTTCCGGCGGTCGTCCGCGGAGGAGGCGTGGGTGAGGGCTTCCTCAAGAAGGTCGGTGTTATTGAACCGATATCCCAGTACATCAAACGTTTCTTCGGGCATCGCGCTAACCTGAGAGATGAACTTTCAATCCATCCGAGGCGTATCACGGGTACGTCGCTCGGAACAAGCGGTGGCGCGACGGGTGCTCGGTCGGGGTGATGTGGGCACGGATGCCGTGAAATCAATTCAACACATCAACCATCGAGGCGATCAGCCGTGACGACAGCGATAAAACAGTATTGGACCGGCCCGACTGCTTGTCAAAGGTTTGTTCGGCGAATAGGCTTATTTCCTATGCATACCCATTCGATGCGGCGGTTTCTTTGTGTGCTTGGCGTTTGTCTGCTGTTGACGACGGGCGCGACTCCAATCCATGCGGCCGATCCTGATCCGGCCCCCGCGGCGCCGACGCCGATCATGGCCTTCGACGAGGTCAAGGTCGGCATGAAAGGCTACGGCAAGACCGTCTTCCACGGCAGCGAGGTCGAGCCGTTCGGCTTCGAAGTGGTCAGCGTGATCAGCGATTCCTCCGCTCAGCGGGGCACCGTGTGGGTGATCTGCTCGGACGAACGCATGATGCGTAGCGGTCCGGTGCAGGGCATGTCCGGCTCGCCGATGTACGTCTGGGAAGAAGGCGAAGAAGGCACGATCGGCGAAGGCGGGCGGCTGATCGGCGCGTTTGCGTTTGGCTACTCGGATGTGAATGTGTGTTTGGTCGGCGTGCAGCCGATCGAGTACATGCGTGAGGTGGGGGACCGAGCGCTGGAAGAAGACCTGGATGAGGCTCAGGTGTCGCAGGTGCCGCCCGGGACGATGCAGCGCTCGATCGTCGCGCTGGAGACGGCGGCCGAGCGCGTCGGGGCTTCGGAGCAGGCACGCTCGGGCTTGCTCCGGATGCAAGAGCTGATGAGCCATTCGCCTCAACTCAAGCCCACGCAGACCCAGGCCGAGGCTTTGGCATCGGTTCAGGTGCCCGCCGGTTTGGCCACGGGCGGTGATGTGGTTCCGATGCACCTGCCGATGTCGGTGGGCAACGCCCAGACGGCAGAGTTCTTTGCTCCACTACTCGCACCGGCCGGGATCGCGGCGAGGTCCAGCCCGATCACCTCGGTGGCGGGCAAGCCGCCGAGCAATGTCGATCCCGCAAAGGTGAAGCTCGAACCGGGCAGCGTCCTGAGCATCCCGCTGGCTTATGGCGACATGGACGTGAACGCCGCGGGCACCG
Protein-coding regions in this window:
- a CDS encoding helix-turn-helix domain-containing protein → MGRVLKQDYRNDTFYRSGRPERGPAWFDCGVLIKNDLSLSYRNRVIEDRLVVVFLLQGSGLYVDGDGRAHRVKAGDLVPHVPGRRHSMVPDENGGWVEFFMQVPAVFFRALSDMGHLPDDDGIRHPGVRKDLLAGIDDLMDAVRDADELDAPRLLNQAHGLLNDFYRPASEVVGEGSHQAAIEAVCEALSGVDGAEVDVSAMAEAYGLSYERLRKLFREKVGLPPGEYRIRRRIDRARTMIAERGLSNKAVAFELGYPDPFAFSKQFKKYVGMSPSAFRAHL
- the rnc gene encoding ribonuclease III, which encodes MPEETFDVLGYRFNNTDLLEEALTHASSADDRRKSNERMEFLGDAILGYVVCEYLYQNFPDLLEGDMTKIKSAVVSRRVCAEVTIAIKLDALLNLGKGMSGRPSLPASVAAAVLESIIAAIYLDGGMEAAKDFIVKHMEPYIHEAATSRHQQNFKSVLQQLSQKLLPCNPTYILLDEKGPDHAKAFEVCIEIEGRRFSSAWANSKKQAEQQAALNALTELGLATKDEQGLVHLAEGDELPETLDLSAASPEQG